The following DNA comes from Thermococcus piezophilus.
CTCAGCGAGGCCCTTGGAAAGGACAGGACAACCGTCTATCGACATGTGAAGATGCTCGAGAACGCAGGACTCATCGAGGAGCTCAACAGTGACGGAAACGAGAGGATTTACACTAGGGTGGCGAGGCTGTTCCTCATAAAGTCAGACCTGGACGAGAGTGTGGAGGAGTTCAGAGAGGCCTATCTCCAGGTGGAGGCCGAGAAGCTCGTCCAGATCCTCGAGAAGGCAGGAGTCAGAATAAAGGATCGAGAAAAGCTGAAGCGCCTCATCAAAGTAGTACTCAACGAAATCGAACTCAACTCCCAGCCCATAATCAAGAGGGTATCTCAAGCTGGGGTGGATCTGACGGAAATAGAGCTCTTCCACCTTCTCAACATGCTCGTCTTCCTTCAAAGCTGCGAGCTCTGCGAGAAAGCCAAGGAAGTAAAGAAGCTCGTGGAGTTCTGAAGCTTCTTTTTATCCTCCCGATAAAACATGAAGTTTCATTGTCATCGTCAGTGAGTGAGCAATTACGTTCACTAATGCACATTGGTGGCAAAGCTTAAATATTTCACCATCAGTGATATATTGTGACCAGTCTTACTTGGGGTGATATCATGGCCAGAAAAGCAGCCGTTGCAGTTTTGATAGCTGTTCTGATTTCCATGAGCCTGTTTGAAGTCCAGCCAGGGGGAAACACTGGAAAACGGCAGAGTCATAATGCAGGCCTTCTACTGAGATGTGCCCATGGGTGGAATCTAGTGGGATACAATAAGGGCTAAAGTGCCTGAGTGGTCTCAAGCAGGCATAGCCGCAATATGGCTGCCGCCGGCGAGTAAAGACATGAGCGGCAGCTATTCCGTGGACTATGGTCCATACGACCACTTCGACCTCGGCGAATATGGCCAAAAGGAGACGGTAGAAACGAGGTTCGGCTCAAAGCAGGAGCTCATAGCTCTAATCAATAACCCCCGCCAACGGCAGGAATGTTTGAGGGACCTCATTAAAACCCGCTAAAAAGTTGGCGCAGAAAGGGCAGGATTGCGAAGTGAAAACTACAAGATGGATGAGGCTTTTGATAACAATAATCAAGCAAAACCGGCAGGTGGGTCTACGTTCCGAAGTTTGCTGGCTCATGCATACACGAGTACACAGGCAATCAGGGGGATTGGGTGGACAGGCACGTTCAGTACGACGGATGGGTTGAGCTTACTGCTCTACCTCATGACTCTGCCAATGGCTACTACGGCTACTCCGTCTAGAGCTACTGTGGGGTTAGGTAAATTTTTCCTCATCTCATTATTCTCTCGGCCTCTTCAGGCCGAGCGTTTCTTCGGATCCTAATGCCAACCCGGCCCTGAACAGTAGAAACGTCCGGATCAAAAATACTGAAAGTCCTCCCAAAGCGCAAGGTGAACAGGACTTCTTCCCGATGCTCAATCCTCTACCCAGCAGTGGCATAGCGGGGATTAACCCTATCATTAGAGCTATCTGCTCCACGATTATCCTAAAAGGCACCTAACCATTGTAGAAAAGCCTTAGTATTGATCCAGTCATGCCAGCTAATGCGAGTGGCATAGTTGATTCAAAGTAGGTTTCCAAACTCGGTAGAGCCTTTAGGATTAGTTTAAGAGGATAACAATTTACTGACCGTCCTCATTGGTATCCCTCCGAGTTTCTTTGTATTTTTGAAAACCCGCCCTCGGTATCCCAATCACAGATGCCCCGAATAACAACGCTGGAATCCACAATTTTATGCCAATCAACATGGTAGTTAATCTCCTGAAGAAGTCCACCAAGCCAAAAATTTGTCACCCAGTAGAAGATATCCGAAAGGTGCTCCAAATACTCTCCAAGCAAAAAGGCCACGCTTGTACTCAAAGCTGAAGAATATGGGTACTTAATTTTATTGACATGTACCACTATTCCAACCAGCAGGACAGTCCAGGGGGTTACGGCGGCCATAGCCCCAAAAAATAAAAAGATATCGTTCATCCCAACTTCCACACCCAATACTGAAATATCCAGTAGCTGCCAAAGCACTTTCACTACCCCAACCATCAGCAGTCCAATGAGAACTGCCATCAATGGTTTCCATTTCATGAAGTTCACCCCTAGGGAGTTTTGTATTGAATATTGAGGTAATCATACTGAATGGTCGTATGTTCATTGTCATGAGGCTTTATCACAGAACAGGAGGAAAAATAAATAGCATTAACACACCAGACAAAGCAACATTAATGTGCAGTCCCAGTGGCAATTTCTCTACAAGCCTGTTAGATATGCTCCTAGCTAACAAAAAATATGAGCAAATCCATCCAATTAGCATTACAATTTCTCTTAAAAGAAATGAAGCTTCCATAAAGTATAAGACAAAGTTTAAAAGGCCCGCAATACCCAGGGGGTAAAAAGAAACAACATGTTCAGTCCATGAAGTGATTTTTATCCTGTACAAGACCACTAATCCTATTGATATTAAAATCATCGAACCTCCATACACAATAAACAATTTCAAGAGAGCACCGATTATTGCGGCAAATACTAGAACAGCAGAAGTCAGCCAGTCATTATTAGCCATGCTCCAAGTAGCAATAACAAATATGTTCTTAAGTGAGAAAGCGCTTCCCAAAATAAAGGAATGAAATTTATAAACTTCCGGAAAGTTTCCACATTAACACCCCCACAATCTAAGATGACCCCAAGTACCACCCCACTAAACTCGCTGTGGAGATCAGCAGGATATCGATAAACAAAGATTTTAATTCAGATTTAGGGGATGTACATTTTAGATAGAGCCAATATACAAAAAGTGGAACAACAACATTCGGCATAATAAAGCCACCAAAAGATGCACCTACAATAAAATTGAACAAAAAAGAAAATGAGACGATAATGACTTTTCCAAGCTTCACCCCTATACCTCCTCGTATATTAAGGCATCCAAGGACGCTCCCGATGCCAATGTTAAAATTATACCTATTGCCTCAGAGAGAAGTGCGGTAGTTCCGGTTGCCATGAACCCTCCAATGATACCACCGGCACTAGCTAAACTCATTATATAGCTCTGAAGAACGGAAGCGCTCATATGCCCGATAACGAGTATCCCATGTTTTCCATATCCCGAATTGAAAGTTATTCCCATCCGGATATTGGAAGTAAATCTACTGTTTGTTTCGACAGTTATAACCTTATATCTGCCTTTATCCTCCACATTAATCAGATGGGCCCCATTCAATGAAGAAGTCCACACTTTGAGATTGGATGGTACATAAAAAGCTACAGCATATTTTGTCAGGGGAATAATGCGGTATATTTTCACAGCAATGCCACCAAGTTCATTATGCCTCACTTTATAGTATCGCACCTTGGTAATGAAAGTTATAGGAGGTAATGGGATTGTTATTTCCGAAACAACTGCATGATAGCCATGTAAAGTGCTTTTTATATATGCACCAATACCTATTGTATCATCTGGCTTTATTGGCTCCTTCTGGATTGGTACTGCCAAAGCACTCCCGGCAGTCACTCCAACCATCAGCAGTCCCAAGAGGACTGCCGACAAAGGCTTACACTTCAAGTGGTTCGCCTCCGATAGTTTTCACTTGATTATTGAGGCTAAGTTTTTAAAAAGTTTTTTCTTCAATGGTAAATTACAAACCAATATAAAAAATAATTTTTACGGACAAATACAACATAACTCAGCTAAAACAAGTTAAGTAAAAGAGATTTCCAGATAAATATTAAGAAATCAAACTTAGAACTCCATCACTCTCTTCACAGCGTGCGGCACCTTGTTGGCCACCTCCAATGCCGTGAAGTTCTCGCCGAGCTCGTCCTTCACCATGTCTCCAGCGAGGCCGTTGAGAAAAGCACCAACTGAAGCGGCCCTTAGAGGCTCGTTGCCCAGAGCCAGCAATGCACCGACAAGGCCTGCAAGGACATCTCCGGTTCCCCCTGTTGTCATCCCCCTGTTGCCGGTTTTGTTGTACTTCCAAGTTTTCCCGTCGCTTATGACGTCGTAAGCACCTTTGAGCAAAATAACACCATCAATTTCCCTCGCTTTTTTCATAACGAGTTTAACTTTCCCCTGGAGGGAATCTCCGGGCTTAATGCCAAAGAGAGCCTTGAACTCACCGCCGTGGGGAGTTAGGACGAAGGTCTTGCCCTTGAGAACGCTCAAGTCCTCAGCTATGGCTTTTAGTCCGTCAGCATCTACCACCAAAGGCTTTTCGCAGTGCTTTACAAATTCTCTAACAAACTCCTTGGTTTCTTCCTTCACTCCCATACCGGGTCCTATGAGGACGGCATCAGCCTTTTCTGCCAGTGCCAAGACTCCTTCAAGATGCACTTTTGTGAAGTTCTTTCCTTCGACTGGCCTTAGAATAATATCTGGATCGGTTATGCGCTTCGCAGGATATTCCGGCATCACCAGATACACTAAATCAACGATATAGCTGGCAGCTTTTGCCGCCAAGTAAGGAGCACCGAAGTAGTCCTCACTTCCACCGATTATTAACAGCTTTCCGTTCTGACGCCCCTCTTCCTTAAAGCGAACTTCGCATCACCGGGGCCAACTAGGTGATTGGATAACCAATTTTGGCAACGATTCTTTCAAAACCCTCAAACTCCTCCTGAATGTTACAGCAAAGTTGCACTTAACTTGAACTCTTGAGGGATAGCCACAACACTGACAATCCTAGCTTTTCCAGAATATTCGTTGATTTTCTCAATTGCGGCTCGCGCGGCTCGCCCTTTGTGCCGGCTCCAAGAAGGGCATCAACGAATCCTCAAGATTGAGAGCCTTTATCTGGCTTGAGTCCTTAAGGATTTTAAGTCAAGCTTCCTAAGGATTTCCCAGTTGTGCCTGGCTTCCTCACTTCTTTCATCACCCACCAAAAAGACCGTCACATCATTCTCGAAGCTTAAATGTCAAAGCCATCCCCACCGTTGTTTCCCGTCCCGCAGAATATTGCCACGTTACAAACTTTTCTTCTATTGCTCTTGCCACTCCAGCGCCGGCATTTTCCATGGTGAGATGCCAAGCCACTTGGCGTTGATATCCCAGATGTAAACGTCTTCAGCATCACCATGGGAAAATCGGAAAAAGAGGGTTAAGACCTTTTCCATTCTTACTGCTGAAAAACAGAAAGTAATCCCCGCTTGTCCTAGTCAGTTTGAGATTTATCACCTCTGCTCGGGAGTCTCCTCATGTAGAAATTCTCCCCCCTATATTCCAGTTTCATGAGCTTGCCTTCTTTTAAAAGTCCCTCGATGATACTCCAATTTGCATTGGCCTTATTTAGGAATTCTCTGACCGCGCTTTCCCTCATGGGATGAACGGCCGTGACGCTGAGCAGGTCCTCCACCACGTCCCCCGTTAATGCAAAAGCGTTCCCCTCATAGCCTATGAGGTACTCCACCCTGTCCTCGCCAAGGACTTTGGCAAAGGTCTGGAACACCCGGTTTATCGTCTCTTCTCTTGCTGGTTTAACCCATCTCTCACAAGGGGGTCTGGTCGGAACCGCTATGTATGCCTTATCCGGCCTAAGCTCCCCAAGAAACTCGGCTACCCTCTCAAACTCTTTCCCGTAGCCATCCCAGTCGATGAGCATCGTCTCAGTAACAAGTCTGCCTTTGAATTCCTTCCTGAGCTCAAGCATCCCTTCAAGTATCCGTTCGAGTTTTAACCTTCTATGGGGCCTGTTTATTCTCCTCCAAACTTCGTCGGTGACGGCATCAACTTTTAGTGATATAAAATCGAACCCGAGAAGGTCTTCCCTAACCTCCTCCATCCACACCAGCGAGGAGTTGGTGAGAATCGCGAGGGGAATGTCGAGGCTTTTCAGAAGTTCTACTTCCTTCCCAAGGTTTACGTCCAGTGTTGGCTCTCCATCGGGGACGAACGTGAGGTAATCAATTGTTTCGTTTCGTATTTTTGCTTCTTCCACTTTTTTCTTGACTTCCTCAAAGATGAACTCGGTAGGATAAAACGGTCTTCTCTCGACATACATTTTAAGGGTTCTCCCTATCTGGCAGTAGACACAGGCGTAGGAGCAAACCTTGTCGGGGATATTGTTTATTCCCAGACTCCTGCCCAGCCGTCTTGAAGGAACCGGTCCAAAGGCAATCATAACTACACCAGGAATTAGATTCACCTAATCAGCCTTAAATCTTTCGGTTCACTATTCAGCCCCAAGAAGTTGAAGGCAGTCTTGTATTAGCTTTTTCATCAACTGCGATGAGATTTCTTTGTTTTTTAACTGCGAGGAGTTTTGGCGGGTAACTCAACAATTTTTGTACTGTTGTGTGGCTGATCCCGAGGATTCTGGCGAGTTAGCGGGTAAGGCCTTTCAGGTATAATTCAACTGCCCTACTTTTCTTTTCTGCTGGTATTTTATTTCCGCGAAAGGGTTTTAAGGCTGAAATTACTTATTATTAAACGCAATGCGAATGATTGTAACTCTAGTAATAGGTATACTAATGGTAGCTATAACAGTAGCAATACTAATAAAGACAATCAGCCCTATATTTGAAATGTCTGAAAGAACGCTTGAAACTATAGAATCTGAAATAAATGAAACTATAAAATGTTCCATCTCAACGCCTACACCAGCGCCCAAAGTCATATTTGAAGATGACTTTAATGACGGACCGGAAGATGGATGACAATACCCCTCCAAATTCTGCTCGGGCTGGAAGTTCACGGATGGCTATGTGGAGAGCACGGCCAATGCAGTTGGTGCGAAGGCGGTTATTTACAGAACTGTTACACTACGTTCGGATGGTTGGATAGAATTCGATTGGCTTTGCAGTGGTTCTGGAACTTGGTTCCACTTCTACGTTGATGGAAAATTAAAGAAAATCTGTACGAAAGATGGGGAATGGCACCATGCAAAGGTTTCGCTAACAGCAGGCACTCACGAAATAAAATGGATTCATGAAGTAGGAGGAATGATGGCCTACAATGAGAAAGCTTTGCTAGATAACGTTGTCGTCTATGAGGAAGGGTGAGAGCTGTTTTTGGAATTTCATTAAGAACATTAAAGCTCAAATCTAACACCTAAATCAAAAGAGCATTGTAGTTAAATGTTTCAGGTAATACCCTTCGTTCTAATATGCTATACCTCATCTTCATACTAAATAATATCTGGATCGGTTATGCGCTTCGCAGGATATTCCGGCATCACCAGATACACTAAATCAACGATATAGCTGGCAGCTTTTGCCGCCAAGTAAGGAGCACCGAAGTAGTCCTCACTTCCACCGATTATTAACAGCTTTCCGTTCTGACCCTTGTGCTCGCCCCTCTTCCTTAAAGCGAACTTCGCATCACCGGGGCCAACTAGGTGATAAAGCTCCTTTGGATAACCAATTTTGGCAACGATTCTTTCAAAACCCTCAAACTCCTCCTTGTCCCACTGGAATGTTACAGCAAAGTTGCACTTAACTTGAACTCTTGAGGGATAGCCACTTGGCAGGTCAACACTCACAATCCTAGCTTTTCCAGAATATTCGTTGATTTTCTCAATTGCGGAACGTATCGGCTCGCGCGGCTCGCCCTTTGTGCCGGCTCCAAGAAGGGCATCAACGATAACATCATAATCCTCAAGATTGAGAGCCTTTATCTGGCTTGAGTCCTTAAGGATTTTGATCCTTACAAAGTCAAGCTTCCTAAGGATTTCCCAGTTGTGCCTGGCTTCCTCACTTCTAGATTTTTATTTCATCACCCACCAAAAAGACCGTCACATCATTCTCGAAGCTTAAATGTCTAGCAACAACAAAGCCATCCCCACCGTTGTTTCCCGTCCCGCAGAATATTGCCACGTTAAGGCCTTTTCCAAACTTTTCTTCTATTGCTCTTGCCACTCCAGCGCCGGCATTTTCCATGAGCTGAAAGGGTGAGATGCCAAGCCACTTGGCGTTGATATCCCAGATGTAAACGACTTCAATGATCACCATTTTCAAACATCGCTCTGGTCTTATCACAGTCCCTATTCGGAATAGAGCACA
Coding sequences within:
- a CDS encoding ArsR/SmtB family transcription factor, which encodes MREVLIITEPEKVKVLSEETRFRILQLLKEHPMTINELSEALGKDRTTVYRHVKMLENAGLIEELNSDGNERIYTRVARLFLIKSDLDESVEEFREAYLQVEAEKLVQILEKAGVRIKDREKLKRLIKVVLNEIELNSQPIIKRVSQAGVDLTEIELFHLLNMLVFLQSCELCEKAKEVKKLVEF
- a CDS encoding radical SAM protein, with protein sequence MIAFGPVPSRRLGRSLGINNIPDKVCSYACVYCQIGRTLKMYVERRPFYPTEFIFEEVKKKVEEAKIRNETIDYLTFVPDGEPTLDVNLGKEVELLKSLDIPLAILTNSSLVWMEEVREDLLGFDFISLKVDAVTDEVWRRINRPHRRLKLERILEGMLELRKEFKGRLVTETMLIDWDGYGKEFERVAEFLGELRPDKAYIAVPTRPPCERWVKPAREETINRVFQTFAKVLGEDRVEYLIGYEGNAFALTGDVVEDLLSVTAVHPMRESAVREFLNKANANWSIIEGLLKEGKLMKLEYRGENFYMRRLPSRGDKSQTD